The following proteins are co-located in the Synchiropus splendidus isolate RoL2022-P1 chromosome 14, RoL_Sspl_1.0, whole genome shotgun sequence genome:
- the LOC128770444 gene encoding troponin I, slow skeletal muscle-like isoform X1 produces the protein MACFMIVVKKQTKMLKKAMTMLEADKQIKKEERERTLAERVPCLEMSGMSTEELQNLCKELHKKIDVVDEVRYDIAAKVTINDREIQDLSQKIFELKGKMKRPNLRRVRVSADAMLGALLGAKVKESVDFKANLKTVKKEEEKKEEVTDWRKNVESMSGMEGRKKLFDAGQ, from the exons ATGGCGTGTTTTATGATTGTGGTCAAAAAACAGACCAAAATGCTAAAGAAGGCCATGACTATGCTGGAGGCCGATAAGCAAATCAAGAAAGAGGAGCGGGAGAGGACGCTGGCCGAGAGAGTGCCGTGTTTGGAGATGTCAGGGATGTCCACAGAAGAGCTGCAG aatctttgcaaagagcTTCACAAGAAAATCGACGTGGTCGACGAAGTTCGATATGACATTGCTGCAAAGGTCACCATCAATGACCGGGAG ATTCAGGACTTGTCTCAGAAGATCTTTGAGCTGAAGGGCAAGATGAAGAGACCTAACCTCAGGCGGGTCAGGGTGTCAGCTGACGCCATGTTGGGAGCTCTGCTGGGAGCAAAGGTCAAAGAGTCTGTGGACTTCAAGGCCAACCTGAAGACCgtaaagaaagaggaggagaag aAAGAAGAGGTGACTGACTGGCGTAAAAACGTGGAGTCCATGTCTGGCATGGAGGGCAGGAAGAAGCTTTTTGACGCTGGACAGTAG
- the LOC128770444 gene encoding troponin I, slow skeletal muscle-like isoform X2: protein MLKKAMTMLEADKQIKKEERERTLAERVPCLEMSGMSTEELQNLCKELHKKIDVVDEVRYDIAAKVTINDREIQDLSQKIFELKGKMKRPNLRRVRVSADAMLGALLGAKVKESVDFKANLKTVKKEEEKKEEVTDWRKNVESMSGMEGRKKLFDAGQ from the exons ATGCTAAAGAAGGCCATGACTATGCTGGAGGCCGATAAGCAAATCAAGAAAGAGGAGCGGGAGAGGACGCTGGCCGAGAGAGTGCCGTGTTTGGAGATGTCAGGGATGTCCACAGAAGAGCTGCAG aatctttgcaaagagcTTCACAAGAAAATCGACGTGGTCGACGAAGTTCGATATGACATTGCTGCAAAGGTCACCATCAATGACCGGGAG ATTCAGGACTTGTCTCAGAAGATCTTTGAGCTGAAGGGCAAGATGAAGAGACCTAACCTCAGGCGGGTCAGGGTGTCAGCTGACGCCATGTTGGGAGCTCTGCTGGGAGCAAAGGTCAAAGAGTCTGTGGACTTCAAGGCCAACCTGAAGACCgtaaagaaagaggaggagaag aAAGAAGAGGTGACTGACTGGCGTAAAAACGTGGAGTCCATGTCTGGCATGGAGGGCAGGAAGAAGCTTTTTGACGCTGGACAGTAG
- the bpgm gene encoding bisphosphoglycerate mutase, with the protein MSTYKLFLLRHGEGAWNKENRFCSWVDQKLSENGVKEAQDCGKLLKELGYKFDTVFTSLLSRSIQTAWLVLEAMGLEWVPVVKSWRLNERHYGSLIGLNRAEMALQHGEEKVKLWRRSYDITPPPIEESHPYFLEIYNDRRYTTCDVALEDLPRAESLKEVLQRLLPYWESTVVSEIKQGKTVLISAHGNSCRALLKHLEGISDEDIASVTLPTGIPVLLELDHSLRPVKPRELLGDQVKIQAAIKKVEDQGKAKVST; encoded by the exons ATGTCCACGTATAAACTCTTCCTCCTGAGGCATGGAGAGGGGGCCTGGAATAAAGAGAACCGCTTTTGCAGTTGGGTGGACCAGAAGCTGAGTGAGAATGGGGTGAAGGAGGCCCAGGACTGTGGGAAGCTCCTGAAGGAGCTGGGTTACAAGTTCGACACAGTGTTCACGTCACTTCTCAGCCGCTCAATCCAGACGGCGTGGCTGGTGCTGGAAGCCATGGGTCTGGAGTGGGTCCCCGTGGTGAAGTCCTGGCGACTGAACGAGCGCCACTATGGTTCTCTCATCGGTTTGAACCGAGCAGAGATGGCGCTACAGCACGGTGAGGAAAAAGTCAAACTGTGGAGACGAAGCTATGACATAACTCCTCCACCCATTGAAGAATCGCACCCATATTTCCTGGAAATCTACAACGATCGCAGGTACACCACTTGCGATGTCGCGCTGGAGGACCTGCCTCGAGCAGAGAGCTTGAAGGAGGTGTTGCAGCGCTTGCTGCCGTACTGGGAGAGTACTGTTGTGTCGGAGATAAAGCAAGGCAAGACTGTGCTCATTTCTGCACACGGAAACAGCTGCAGGGCCCTGCTGAAACACCTGGAAG GTATTTCAGACGAGGATATAGCCAGTGTGACATTGCCAACCGGCATCCcagtgctgctggagctggaccaCAGCCTGCGACCAGTCAAACCTCGGGAGCTGTTGGGAGACCAGGTGAAGATTCAAGCTGCTATTAAAAAAGTGGAGGATCAGGGAAAAGCGAAAGTGTCCACCTGA